One Malus domestica chromosome 11, GDT2T_hap1 genomic region harbors:
- the LOC103422690 gene encoding laccase-4-like, whose translation MAMVQWIRVVLLVACLCFPASVECMVRHYKFNVVQKNISRLCSSKPIVTVNGRYPGPTIYAREDDTVLVKVVNHAKYNVSIHWHGIRQLRTGWADGPAYITQCPIQPGQQYVYNFTITGQRGTLWWHAHILWLRATIHGALVVLPKLGVPYPFPAPQKEVVVILGEWWKSDTERVIRQALKSGLAPNVSDAHTINGYPGPISTCQSQGGLLPVRPGKTYMLRIINAALNEELFFKIANHKLTVVEVDAVYTKPFKTDTVLIAPGQTTNVLVSTNHGSGKYLVAASPFMDNPTIVVDNKTATATLHYIGTLESTRTILTSPPPQNATLVATNFTNSLRSLNSIRFPARVPLKIDHSLLFTVGLGLHTCDSCANGIRVVADINNVTFVMPKIALLQAHFFNMSGVFTDDFPGNPLNPYNYTGTQQTNMQTKKGTRLYRLAYNTTVQLVLQGTGMLAPETHPVHLHGFNFFEVGRGLGNFNPNTDPKRFNLVDPVERNTIGVPSNGWTAIRFRADNPGVWFMHCHLEVHTTWGLKMAFVVDNGKGPNESVLPPPSDLPKC comes from the exons ATGGCAATGGTGCAGTGGATTCGAGTCGTGCTTCTGGTGGCGTGTTTGTGTTTTCCGGCATCTGTAGAATGCATGGTTCGACATTACAAGTTTAAT GTGGTGCAGAAGAACATCTCAAGATTGTGTTCAAGCAAGCCCATTGTCACTGTCAATGGAAGGTATCCTGGTCCCACCATTTATGCTAGGGAAGATGATACAGTACTAGTCAAGGTGGTCAACCATGCCAAATACAACGTTAGCATCCATTG GCACGGGATCCGACAACTTCGGACAGGTTGGGCCGACGGGCCGGCATACATAACCCAATGTCCTATTCAGCCGGGCCAACAATATGTATACAACTTCACCATCACCGGGCAAAGGGGCACACTTTGGTGGCATGCACACATCCTCTGGCTCAGGGCTACAATCCATGGTGCCTTGGTCGTCTTACCCAAGCTCGGTGTCCCGTATCCATTTCCTGCACCCCAAAAGGAAGTCGTTGTAATTTTGG GTGAATGGTGGAAATCAGATACGGAACGTGTCATCAGACAGGCTTTGAAATCTGGCTTAGCCCCAAATGTCTCTGATGCTCACACAATCAATGGTTATCCAGGACCGATCTCAACTTGTCAATCACAAG GAGGATTATTACCAGTAAGACCTGGGAAGACATACATGCTAAGAATCATCAATGCTGCACTTAACGAAGAGCTCTTCTTTAAGATTGCTAACCACAAATTAACAGTAGTTGAAGTCGATGCTGTGTACACAAAACCTTTCAAAACCGACACCGTTCTCATAGCTCCGGGGCAAACAACAAATGTTCTTGTATCAACAAACCATGGCTCAGGAAAATACTTGGTCGCAGCCTCACCATTCATGGACAATCCGACCATCGTCGTGGACAACAAGACCGCCACCGCTACATTGCATTACATAGGCACCCTCGAAAGCACGAGGACTATTCTCACATCCCCACCTCCTCAAAATGCCACACTTGTGGCAACAAATTTTACAAACTCCCTCAGAAGTCTAAACTCAATCCGGTTTCCAGCTAGGGTTCCATTGAAAATTGACCACTCCCTTTTGTTCACTGTTGGTTTAGGGCTTCACACTTGTGATTCGTGTGCCAATGGTATTAGGGTGGTGGCAGATATCAACAATGTCACATTTGTGATGCCTAAAATTGCACTTCTTCAAGCACATTTCTTCAACATGAGTGGAGTTTTTACCGATGATTTTCCCGGAAACCCTCTGAATCCTTATAATTACACGGGGACACAGCAGACGAATATGCAGACCAAGAAGGGGACTAGGCTTTATAGACTTGCTTACAACACCACAGTGCAACTTGTGTTGCAAGGCACTGGGATGCTTGCCCCTGAAACCCATCCAGTTCATCTTCATGGGTTTAATTTCTTTGAGGTTGGGAGGGGACTAGGGAATTTCAACCCGAACACGGATCCCAAAAGATTCAATCTTGTTGATCCTGTTGAGAGGAACACAATTGGAGTGCCATCTAATGGATGGACTGCTATCAGATTCAGGGCTGATAATCCAG GGGTTTGGTTTATGCATTGCCATCTTGAAGTGCACACAACATGGGGGTTGAAGATGGCATTTGTGGTGGACAATGGCAAGGGCCCAAATGAATCTGTTCTTCCACCTCCAAGTGACCTTCCCAAGTGCTAG